The genomic region ACTATAACATATAACTATTGATGCTTTGAGTTTAAAAATTTTAGATTTAGTGAACAAATTAAGGATTTCAAAAAAGTATTTATACTTATCTGTAGTAAATATAAATACTTTGATTTTAATATTTTTTCATATTTCTTAAAGTTGATGGACATACACCAAAATATTTTTTAAATTTCCTATAAAAATAACTCGTATCTATATAACCTACAGATCTTGCAATATCGTTAATCCTCATATTTGTATTCAATATAAGATCCTTTGCTTTAGTATTTTTAATCTTGTTTAAATACTCAGAAAATGAAACACCAACTTCTTTAGTAAATATTTGTCCTAAATAAGAACTATTTATGTTGTATTTTTGTGCAAGTGTTTTTAAACTTAATTCTTTATGATAATTTTTATTTATTAGATTGATAACTTGTCTAATTACAGGACTATAACAAACATCAGTATTATTCATAAGTTCAATTATTTCTCTAAGCTCGCTTGTAATAAATGTTTTAACATTTTCTCTAGTATTTTCACTACAAAGTTCTAATATCATATTGCCTAAACTATCATCTTCATATTTATCACTTGACTTTTTTAATTTGAATTCTTCAAGTATGTTGTGTATTAAAAATATTATTTTTATACAAAGATCGTAAATATTCTTAGGACTCAGCTGATTGTTGTCAAAAATATTTTCAATATAATTTTCAAGCTCGTAGAGTTTTTTCTCTATTATCAACTTGTTTATATTTTCAAGTTCTTTTGAAAATGTTAAATTGTTATCATTAATATAATTCAAAGAGTATCTATCAAGACAAATGTTACTTCCCTCTGTAAGCATATATTTATTCAAAGCTTTTGCTATATCATAAGTGAATTCGATTTTATCGACACTATCTGTTAAATCTCCAATTGATATAAAAACTTTCTGGTTTAATTTTTCAATTATATTATTTTTAACTTCTTCATAGTAATTCTTTATTTCTAAATACTCAGTATGTTTATTCCAAGAATTTATTATAATTATTTGACCGTCATATCTATGTAAAATTTCATATCCTTCTTTAAAAATTCCTTTAAATATATTTTCTATATATAGGGTTAGATCTTTTTTACCCTTATTTATAAATGTTATGATTGCAACAGTGTAATTTTTATGTTTAAGAGAAAAATCTAAATGATTCTCAATTTTTACTAATTCTTCCTTAGATGCATTTCCGTTTATATATTGAAATAAAATTCTATTTTTAGTTAATATCTTATTCTCTATGTTCTTATTGTTATTTATCTCCATCACTATTTTATTTAAAGTTAATTTAAGTTCATCCTCATCTATGGGTTTTAAAATATAATTATCAGCACCATATTTTATGGCTTCTTTTGCATAGGAAAATTCATCATATCCACTTATAATAATAAATCTAGTTTTATCGTTGATAGATTTAATCCTTTTTAATAATTCAAGTCCGTTTAACTTAGGCATATTTATATCACTAATAATAATATCAACTGGATCTTCCGTAAATTTCTCAATTGCATCTTTCCCATTGCTCGATGTTTTAGTAACTTTTAGATCGAGTTCCTCCCAGTCTAATATATTTAATAGACCTTCGATTATTAATTTTTCATCATCAACTAACATAACTTTATTCATGATAAACCTACACACCTTTACATGGTATTTTTATAATAACAATATTTTCACCTTCATCATTAGTCATTAAGGATATACCATACCCTTTACCATATTCTAATAAAATTCTCTTATG from Candidatus Arthromitus sp. SFB-mouse-Japan harbors:
- a CDS encoding response regulator transcription factor, with translation MNKVMLVDDEKLIIEGLLNILDWEELDLKVTKTSSNGKDAIEKFTEDPVDIIISDINMPKLNGLELLKRIKSINDKTRFIIISGYDEFSYAKEAIKYGADNYILKPIDEDELKLTLNKIVMEINNNKNIENKILTKNRILFQYINGNASKEELVKIENHLDFSLKHKNYTVAIITFINKGKKDLTLYIENIFKGIFKEGYEILHRYDGQIIIINSWNKHTEYLEIKNYYEEVKNNIIEKLNQKVFISIGDLTDSVDKIEFTYDIAKALNKYMLTEGSNICLDRYSLNYINDNNLTFSKELENINKLIIEKKLYELENYIENIFDNNQLSPKNIYDLCIKIIFLIHNILEEFKLKKSSDKYEDDSLGNMILELCSENTRENVKTFITSELREIIELMNNTDVCYSPVIRQVINLINKNYHKELSLKTLAQKYNINSSYLGQIFTKEVGVSFSEYLNKIKNTKAKDLILNTNMRINDIARSVGYIDTSYFYRKFKKYFGVCPSTLRNMKKY